Proteins from a single region of Syngnathus typhle isolate RoL2023-S1 ecotype Sweden linkage group LG10, RoL_Styp_1.0, whole genome shotgun sequence:
- the si:dkey-122a22.2 gene encoding uncharacterized protein si:dkey-122a22.2, which yields MKKKTDAKPGAARKEAEKEGQHSKAEFKSQPSQSSLLMNIGKCLLLIIIIPPFLNYASLQREGQMLLPKDGQIVDVGLGQQMHLLCKGQGKPVVILDAPTGMSSDIWFYVQESVATFTKVCTYDRMGLGFSKRLMQNETMGTEKVWGVSTTGRMVDDLHRLLLAAEITMPLILVGSEIGTLNSRFYSHIHDAQVTDLVLIDPIPEDIFEEEQWKDYWYGKLLPSLQAKQFSAASGLSRLLIILGAIEPTIKENVSEEIIQRQKYLLSNPAHQSSAVDEHYFLNESAAQVRDITRYKPLSSRTSVSVITGDSFDQQIPNHLNQMVSKLQKKFLEESYPSVDHVHIKGVDRRMIYKKPSAISQYLKKLVSQRQAKQHSH from the exons atgaagaaaaaaaccgACGCTAAACCCGGTGCTGCTAGAAAG GAAGCAGAAAAGGAAGGACAACACAGCAAAGCAGAGTTTAAAAGCCAACCTTCTCAAAGCTCTTTGCTCATGAACATTGGAAAGTGTTTGcttttaatcatcatcatcccgCCATTCCTGAACTATGCATCGCTGCAAAGAGAAGGACAGATGCTGCTGCCAAAAG ATGGGCAGATTGTAGATGTCGGCTTGGGTCAACAGATGCATCTCTTGTGTAAAGGACAGGGAAAACCAGTTG TTATACTAGATGCACCCACTGGAATGTCCTCAGACATTTGGTTTTATGTCCAAGAGAGTGTTGCCACGTTCACAAAG GTTTGTACCTACGACCGAATGGGATTGGGTtttagcaagcgtctgatgcaGAATGAAACCATGGGAACTGAGAAAGTTTGGGGCGTTTCTACAACTGGACG GATGGTGGACGATCTGCACCGCTTGCTGCTTGCCGCCGAGATTACCATGCCTTTAATATTGGTTGGCTCAGAGATTGGCACGCTCAACAGCAGGTTCTACAGTCACATACATGATGC GCAAGTAACAGACCTGGTGTTGATAGATCCTATTCCAGAAGACATTTTTGAAGAGGAGCAGTGGAAAGACTACTG gtaTGGTAAGCTGCTGCCATCCCTTCAAGCCAAGCAGTTTTCAGCAGCTTCCGGGCTGAGCCGCTTGCTGATTATCCTGGGAGCCATTGAACCAACTATCAAAGAAAATGTCTCAGAGGAGATCATCCAGAGGCAG AAATACCTTTTAAGTAACCCTGCCCATCAGAGTAGTGCTGTGGATGAACATTACTTTCTGAATGAAAGTGCAGCTCAAGTAAG ggACATTACACGATATAAGCCCCTCTCAAGCAGGACCTCTGTAAGTGTGATCACTGGGGATTCCTTTGACCAGCAAATCCCAAATCACCTAAATCAA ATGGTATCTAAGCTTCAAAAGAAGTTTCTGGAGGAGTCCTACCCATCAGTCGATCACGTTCACATAAAAGGAGTAGACCGTCGAATGATCTACAAGAAGCCATCTGCCATCAGCCAGTACCTCAAGAAGCTAGTCAGCCAGCGACAAGCCAAACAGCACAGCCACTGA